Proteins co-encoded in one Acidobacteriota bacterium genomic window:
- a CDS encoding patatin-like phospholipase family protein — translation MLKRLMCLWMLIWCAGIPVLALNPIEKPTSDAGMPQPKDPPSLSLASPEELREALTTAKRQRKKIGLVLSGGGARGFAHIGVLEWFEENRIPIDSIAGTSMGALVGGMYTMGMKPKEIRDFMKSIDWNKAIGTGPTYDQLQFRRKEDRNSYQTNFELGLKKGPTLPLGISPAHYIGLMIDRLTLPYAKINNFDELPIPFRCVATDFLSGKTEVMRDKSLAQALRATMSIPGLFPPVEREGKVLVDGALLNNIPTDAMRDELKPDIVIAVDVGTPLGDLKAISSFLGILQQSLTIMTLDSDRRNLAKANIIISPQLEKYSLLDFKPVDDIANLGYKAATESESTLSMLAIDAPTWDEYLIARSERQRSEIPIPTGIDVQGTETADAELIKPDFEDMIGRPLNVEDLEANLTKYTGVGRYDSLGYEFSAKPKDNTLIISVLEKTYAPPTMNFGLEIDGSDVNNINFTVGTRLTFFDLVKHGTEWRNDVRLGFQTYLASEFFYPLNEIQPFGYSGFFAAPRVTYQRRRQNVFVGDRNIAEYQLDRTGLGFDFGLINQRHELRAGMEFGHTDAKVRAGDPGLPSVDGRFALARIRWAFDGQDSATVPSKGLRTSVEGRWFFDSPNSPGTSGSFPQAEARLSYFKPAFDKGSLFLVSSGGSSLNYDATPTESFTVGGPFRLSSFDRDEFRGNHYFLNSLGYLRPIGELPPLIGKKVFIGGWYDIGGAWGGPLTDATRLRYRQSISAGLVVDTIFGPFSLIGSVGESGRGKIFFAFGKFF, via the coding sequence ATGCTGAAACGGCTGATGTGTTTGTGGATGTTGATTTGGTGTGCCGGAATACCGGTTTTGGCCCTTAACCCGATTGAAAAACCGACATCAGATGCGGGGATGCCCCAACCCAAAGACCCCCCATCCTTGAGTTTGGCCAGCCCGGAGGAACTTCGTGAAGCCCTCACAACCGCCAAACGGCAGCGCAAAAAAATCGGACTGGTCCTCAGTGGCGGCGGGGCGAGAGGCTTTGCCCATATCGGCGTGCTGGAATGGTTTGAGGAAAACCGCATTCCGATTGACTCGATTGCCGGCACCAGCATGGGCGCTCTGGTTGGCGGAATGTACACGATGGGCATGAAGCCGAAAGAGATTCGGGACTTCATGAAAAGTATTGATTGGAATAAGGCAATTGGTACCGGTCCAACCTATGACCAGTTGCAATTTCGGCGCAAGGAAGACCGCAATTCCTATCAAACCAACTTCGAATTGGGCCTGAAAAAAGGGCCGACGCTGCCACTTGGAATCAGCCCGGCGCACTACATCGGATTGATGATTGATCGGTTGACGCTGCCCTATGCCAAAATCAACAATTTCGACGAGTTACCGATTCCATTCCGCTGTGTGGCGACTGATTTTTTGAGCGGAAAGACCGAAGTCATGCGTGACAAATCGCTGGCTCAGGCCCTGCGGGCCACGATGTCAATTCCAGGTCTGTTCCCACCAGTTGAGCGCGAAGGAAAAGTCCTGGTGGATGGCGCCTTGCTCAACAACATTCCGACCGATGCCATGCGCGATGAATTAAAACCTGACATCGTGATCGCGGTTGATGTCGGAACTCCGCTCGGCGATCTGAAGGCCATTTCTTCATTTCTGGGAATTCTGCAACAGTCGCTGACGATTATGACGCTCGATAGTGACCGTCGAAATCTGGCCAAGGCCAATATCATTATTTCGCCACAACTGGAAAAATACTCGCTCCTTGATTTCAAACCGGTAGATGACATTGCCAATCTGGGATACAAGGCAGCGACTGAAAGTGAAAGCACACTGTCCATGCTGGCGATTGATGCCCCTACCTGGGATGAATACCTTATCGCGCGGAGCGAACGCCAGCGCTCGGAAATTCCAATTCCAACCGGAATTGACGTTCAGGGAACCGAAACCGCCGATGCTGAACTGATCAAACCTGATTTTGAAGACATGATCGGTCGTCCACTCAATGTTGAGGACCTCGAAGCGAATCTCACCAAATACACCGGTGTAGGCCGGTATGACAGCCTGGGGTATGAATTCTCGGCGAAACCAAAAGACAACACGCTGATCATTTCGGTGCTGGAAAAAACCTATGCCCCGCCGACCATGAATTTTGGCCTGGAGATTGATGGATCTGACGTCAATAACATCAATTTCACGGTGGGCACTCGATTGACGTTTTTTGATCTGGTCAAGCACGGGACGGAATGGCGCAACGATGTGCGGCTTGGATTTCAGACATATCTGGCCTCAGAGTTTTTCTACCCGTTGAATGAAATCCAGCCGTTTGGCTATAGCGGCTTTTTTGCGGCGCCACGCGTTACCTACCAGCGCCGCCGCCAAAATGTGTTTGTTGGTGACCGAAACATTGCCGAGTACCAGTTGGATCGGACCGGATTGGGGTTTGACTTTGGGCTGATCAATCAGCGCCACGAACTGCGGGCCGGAATGGAGTTTGGCCACACGGACGCCAAAGTTCGAGCTGGTGACCCTGGCCTTCCAAGCGTTGATGGTCGGTTTGCGCTTGCCCGCATCCGCTGGGCATTTGATGGCCAGGACAGCGCCACGGTTCCGTCTAAGGGTTTGCGGACCTCGGTGGAAGGCCGCTGGTTTTTTGACAGCCCAAACAGCCCTGGTACTTCGGGCAGTTTCCCGCAGGCCGAAGCCCGGCTGTCCTATTTCAAACCAGCATTTGATAAAGGCTCACTGTTTCTGGTGAGTTCGGGTGGTTCGTCATTGAATTATGACGCCACTCCGACCGAATCTTTCACCGTGGGCGGCCCATTCCGGTTAAGTTCGTTTGATCGGGATGAATTCCGTGGAAATCATTATTTTCTGAATAGTCTTGGCTATTTGCGGCCAATCGGGGAATTACCGCCACTCATTGGCAAGAAGGTTTTTATCGGCGGATGGTATGACATTGGCGGTGCCTGGGGTGGGCCATTAACCGATGCCACCCGGCTTCGGTATCGCCAAAGTATCTCCGCCGGACTGGTGGTGGATACCATTTTTGGTCCTTTTTCACTGATTGGAAGCGTCGGCGAGAGCGGACGCGGGAAAATCTTCTTCGCCTTTGGGAAATTCTTTTAG
- a CDS encoding NAD(+)/NADH kinase: MTLRIAIFGGSFNPPGIHHREIARLLSLHFDRVIIVPCGPRPDKRTTNDIEPIFRATLADLNFRGLPKVEVDLFDLEQATFTRTHDLQYRYASQGEVWHVVGGDLIKGGKDGASFIQTAWKNGSEIWNHLNFVVITRDGIDFDERDLPPHHQIFHVQVSGASSSIRERIFNHQPIDGLVTPEVAGYIERYELYLGRIPSRLTRFQFEKPRLLIVPDESNPKARSLVPRFEPYRDDQNPNCILVIGGDGMMLGAISQYWHLRLPFFGVNAGHLGFLLNEANEVLNGSFRPQELLIRQMPLLYVEAQLEDGSMVSSLSFNDAWVERATSQVGWVEVKVNGRVKIPKLIADGALVSTAAGSTAYARAMGAMPLLADTPALLLVGSNVLEPPGWKSALLSLDSEIEFQCLSPIKRPLEGFAGNSSLGKVQFMRIRVSRIAAAELAFCPTHDMAEKIAQIQFPNQRG, from the coding sequence ATGACCTTACGCATTGCCATTTTTGGCGGCAGTTTTAATCCACCAGGAATTCATCATCGAGAAATCGCCCGATTGTTGTCCCTCCACTTTGATCGGGTGATAATTGTTCCCTGTGGTCCACGACCCGACAAGCGGACCACCAATGACATCGAACCGATCTTTCGGGCAACATTAGCCGATTTGAATTTTCGGGGGCTTCCAAAAGTCGAAGTTGATCTCTTTGATCTGGAACAGGCGACCTTTACCCGCACCCACGACCTTCAATATCGGTATGCCAGCCAGGGCGAAGTCTGGCACGTGGTGGGTGGGGATCTGATCAAGGGTGGCAAAGATGGTGCTTCATTTATCCAGACCGCCTGGAAAAATGGATCTGAAATTTGGAACCACCTGAATTTTGTGGTTATCACCCGTGATGGCATTGACTTTGACGAACGCGACCTGCCGCCCCACCACCAGATTTTCCATGTTCAGGTATCGGGGGCAAGTTCCTCGATTCGAGAACGGATTTTTAATCATCAACCGATTGATGGTTTGGTAACCCCTGAAGTGGCAGGGTATATCGAGCGCTATGAATTATATCTGGGACGGATTCCCAGTCGCTTGACGCGGTTTCAGTTTGAAAAACCACGCCTGCTGATTGTCCCGGACGAATCAAACCCCAAGGCCAGGTCGCTCGTGCCCCGGTTTGAACCGTACCGGGATGATCAAAATCCCAATTGTATTCTGGTCATTGGCGGAGATGGGATGATGCTCGGGGCCATCAGCCAGTACTGGCACTTGCGATTGCCGTTTTTTGGGGTCAATGCGGGCCACCTTGGGTTTTTGCTCAACGAAGCCAATGAAGTGCTCAATGGCTCTTTTCGACCCCAGGAATTATTGATCAGACAAATGCCGTTGTTGTATGTTGAAGCCCAACTCGAAGACGGATCAATGGTAAGCAGCCTGAGTTTTAACGATGCCTGGGTTGAACGGGCCACGAGCCAGGTCGGCTGGGTTGAAGTCAAAGTCAACGGGCGGGTCAAAATCCCGAAGCTCATTGCCGACGGGGCACTGGTTTCAACGGCTGCCGGTTCAACCGCCTATGCCCGCGCCATGGGAGCAATGCCATTGTTGGCCGATACCCCAGCGCTTCTGCTTGTCGGGTCAAATGTTTTGGAGCCGCCTGGGTGGAAATCAGCGTTACTGTCGCTTGATTCAGAGATTGAATTTCAGTGTCTCAGCCCGATTAAACGGCCACTGGAAGGATTTGCCGGGAATAGTTCGTTGGGAAAAGTCCAGTTCATGCGCATTCGCGTCAGTCGGATTGCCGCTGCGGAACTGGCGTTTTGCCCTACCCACGACATGGCTGAGAAAATTGCCCAGATTCAATTTCCAAACCAGCGCGGGTAA
- a CDS encoding ABC transporter ATP-binding protein → MIVLRNLEKSFDHGHTRHFVLRRINVEIKPGEFISIMGPSGAGKTTLLNILGMHDSAWTGEYVLNEQPIHKLSKKERFEIQKKTFGFVFQSYHLLDNLTVYENLEIPLSYRNIKRKECESMVCDVLDRFQIVGKKDLYPNQLSGGQQQLVSIARAIIAGPKVILADEPTGNLHSKQAEEIMELFKRLNDEGTTIIQVTHSERNASFGNRVINIFDGWIAAE, encoded by the coding sequence AAATCCTTTGATCACGGCCACACCCGACATTTTGTCCTGCGGCGGATCAATGTTGAAATCAAACCCGGCGAATTTATTTCGATTATGGGGCCCTCAGGTGCCGGTAAAACGACCTTGCTCAATATTTTAGGAATGCACGACAGTGCCTGGACGGGTGAATATGTGCTCAATGAGCAGCCAATTCACAAACTGAGCAAAAAAGAACGATTCGAAATCCAGAAGAAAACTTTTGGGTTTGTCTTTCAAAGCTACCACCTGCTCGACAATTTGACAGTGTATGAAAACCTCGAAATCCCGCTTTCCTACCGCAACATCAAGCGCAAGGAATGCGAAAGCATGGTTTGTGACGTGCTGGACCGGTTTCAAATTGTCGGCAAAAAAGACCTCTATCCCAACCAGCTTTCCGGAGGCCAGCAGCAACTTGTGTCCATTGCCCGAGCCATCATCGCCGGTCCGAAAGTCATTTTAGCGGACGAACCAACGGGGAACCTCCATTCCAAACAAGCCGAAGAAATCATGGAATTGTTCAAACGGCTCAATGATGAAGGCACCACCATCATTCAGGTCACGCATTCAGAACGCAATGCGTCGTTTGGCAACCGGGTGATCAATATTTTCGATGGCTGGATTGCTGCGGAATAA
- a CDS encoding aldo/keto reductase, producing the protein MRLVRFLGRSGIEVSALGLGCWAIGGPFEDQGGWMGYGTVDDAESLRALHRAIDLGVTFFDTSDVYGCGHSERLLGQVLREHRHQMVITAKFGYTFDETRRCVTGKDGSPAYVQQACDASLRRLGRDYIDVYQFHLHDYDLTRAAEVRDTLEHLVAQGKIRFYAWATEDPDRIRLFAQGEHCTASPQLLNLVDANQQTLDLCDEFDLACIARRPLGMGLLTGKYQADSTFAENDMRRRFGWNLKEGKQAQILNQINCLREILTRNNRTLAQGALAWIWARHPRTIPIPGFKTVAQVEENLKALDFGPLSHEDFNQIDRIKSVVSSQ; encoded by the coding sequence ATGAGACTGGTTCGTTTTCTTGGTCGAAGTGGAATCGAAGTGAGCGCCCTCGGTCTTGGATGCTGGGCCATTGGGGGCCCCTTTGAAGATCAGGGCGGATGGATGGGCTATGGAACGGTGGATGATGCTGAGTCGCTGCGGGCGCTGCACCGCGCCATTGACCTTGGCGTTACGTTTTTTGATACCTCTGATGTGTATGGCTGCGGGCACAGCGAACGACTGCTGGGACAGGTGCTCAGGGAGCATCGGCATCAGATGGTGATTACCGCCAAATTTGGCTACACCTTTGATGAAACTCGACGTTGCGTAACCGGGAAGGACGGCAGCCCGGCCTACGTCCAGCAAGCCTGTGACGCCAGTTTGCGCCGGCTGGGACGGGATTACATTGATGTCTACCAGTTTCACCTCCACGATTATGACCTGACACGGGCTGCTGAAGTCCGCGATACCCTCGAACATCTCGTCGCCCAGGGAAAAATCAGATTTTATGCCTGGGCCACCGAAGACCCCGACCGGATTCGACTCTTTGCCCAGGGAGAGCATTGCACCGCGTCTCCGCAGCTCCTCAACCTGGTTGACGCCAATCAGCAAACGCTCGACCTGTGCGACGAATTCGACCTGGCCTGCATTGCCCGCCGTCCATTAGGCATGGGATTACTGACCGGAAAATACCAGGCTGATTCAACCTTTGCTGAAAACGACATGCGGCGACGGTTCGGGTGGAATCTCAAGGAGGGGAAACAGGCCCAAATCCTCAATCAAATCAATTGCCTGCGAGAAATTCTCACCCGAAATAATCGAACCCTGGCCCAGGGAGCACTGGCCTGGATTTGGGCGCGTCACCCACGGACAATTCCAATTCCGGGGTTTAAAACGGTGGCGCAGGTGGAAGAAAACCTGAAGGCGCTGGATTTTGGGCCGCTGTCACACGAGGATTTTAATCAAATTGATCGAATCAAGTCAGTAGTCAGTAGTCAGTAA